From a region of the Verrucomicrobiia bacterium genome:
- a CDS encoding phosphoribosylaminoimidazolesuccinocarboxamide synthase — MMNTISQIDIAGVKKLKSGKVREVFDLGDALLFVATDRISAFDVILPNPIPEKGRVLTALSEFWFGKTKHIVENHFITNDYAKLNARVGNLESLRGRSMLVRKCQPLAVECVVRGYLAGSGLKEYNQTRMVGGHRLPEGLVESSQLPQPIFTPATKAETGHDENIDFERCASIIGQPLAEKVRDISLALYSFARDYAAQRGIIIADTKFEFGLDGDKLLLIDEALTPDSSRFWPADAYAPGKPQPSFDKQFVRDYLETLDWDKTAPGPVLPDDVVRKTTEKYLEALTRLTA; from the coding sequence ATGATGAACACAATCTCACAAATCGATATCGCCGGCGTCAAGAAACTCAAAAGCGGCAAGGTGCGCGAGGTCTTCGATCTCGGCGACGCGCTGTTGTTTGTCGCCACAGATCGCATCAGTGCCTTCGACGTGATCCTGCCCAATCCGATTCCCGAAAAGGGCCGCGTCCTGACCGCCCTGAGCGAGTTCTGGTTCGGCAAGACCAAACACATCGTCGAGAACCATTTCATCACCAACGATTACGCAAAACTCAACGCGCGTGTTGGCAATCTCGAATCGCTGCGTGGTCGCTCGATGCTGGTGCGAAAGTGCCAACCCCTGGCCGTCGAGTGTGTCGTCCGCGGCTACCTCGCTGGATCCGGCTTGAAGGAGTACAATCAAACTCGCATGGTCGGCGGCCATCGCCTGCCGGAAGGCCTCGTCGAATCGAGCCAGCTTCCCCAGCCGATCTTCACGCCCGCCACAAAAGCCGAAACAGGCCACGACGAGAACATCGACTTCGAGCGTTGTGCCAGCATCATCGGCCAGCCGCTTGCCGAAAAGGTCCGCGACATTTCCCTGGCCCTCTACAGCTTCGCCCGCGATTACGCCGCCCAACGCGGCATCATCATCGCCGACACAAAATTTGAATTCGGTCTCGATGGCGACAAGTTGCTCCTCATCGATGAAGCTCTTACGCCGGACAGTTCGCGCTTCTGGCCCGCCGACGCGTATGCCCCCGGCAAACCGCAGCCCAGCTTCGACAAACAATTCGTCCGCGACTACCTCGAAACGCTGGATTGGGACAAGACCGCCCCCGGCCCCGTCCTCCCCGACGACGTAGTCCGCAAGACCACCGAGAAATACCTCGAAGCCCTCACGCGCCTGACCGCCTGA
- a CDS encoding leucyl aminopeptidase, with the protein MNFSLTTSSALSQKQPAVVLFAFEKQHLEGPAAFRNLLRRVGPKEFRGAERQLFFLHTAGKLAPQRILLVGLGPRDNFTLETMRRAMGLAARKLRDSGIERAAVQVGDDFGDDTLTAIVEATILATYKFRQFKEDDDAPTNLNSLTICIPTRADLKVAKRIVTEARIIAEATNYAREIGNLPGNVVTPRVLADYARTLAKESGLACTVLAKKELEKGGFGGLLAVGGGSTNEPHLIVLEYNGGGTKPAAIALVGKAITFDSGGISIKPSDKMDEMKFDKCGGVAVLAILKAVAQLKLPLHIIGVISSAENMPSSTSYRPGDIVTSYRGTDKRGVTIEVLNTDAEGRIVLGDALVYARQSGAKTIIDFATLTGACVVALGSIAAGLMGNDEALQGKIRASAGRTGDRVWPLPLWQEYKDKIKSDVADIKNTGGRYGGAITAAAFLARYVGDVPWAHLDIAGTAWTTEDLPYLTKGATGFGVRLVVDLLRRWS; encoded by the coding sequence ATGAATTTTTCCCTTACGACCTCCTCGGCGCTCTCTCAAAAACAACCCGCTGTCGTTCTCTTCGCGTTCGAGAAGCAACACCTTGAGGGACCGGCGGCCTTCCGCAATCTCCTCCGCCGGGTCGGTCCCAAGGAATTCCGTGGCGCCGAGCGACAGCTTTTTTTCCTGCACACCGCAGGCAAACTTGCCCCGCAGCGGATCCTGCTGGTCGGCCTCGGTCCTCGCGACAACTTCACCCTCGAAACCATGCGTCGGGCCATGGGACTTGCGGCCAGAAAACTCCGCGACTCCGGCATTGAACGCGCCGCCGTGCAAGTGGGAGATGACTTCGGCGATGATACCCTGACCGCCATCGTCGAAGCGACGATCCTCGCGACGTACAAGTTCCGCCAGTTCAAAGAGGATGACGACGCGCCGACCAACTTGAACTCGCTTACGATTTGCATCCCGACGCGAGCTGATCTGAAAGTGGCGAAGCGTATCGTCACCGAAGCCCGGATTATTGCGGAGGCCACGAACTATGCCCGCGAAATCGGGAACCTGCCCGGCAATGTGGTGACGCCGCGTGTGCTCGCCGACTACGCCCGCACCCTCGCCAAGGAATCGGGCCTGGCCTGTACCGTTCTCGCCAAGAAGGAACTGGAGAAAGGCGGTTTCGGCGGGCTGCTCGCGGTCGGCGGTGGCAGCACGAATGAACCGCACTTGATCGTTTTGGAATACAATGGTGGTGGAACCAAACCGGCCGCCATCGCCCTGGTCGGCAAGGCGATCACCTTCGACTCCGGCGGCATCTCGATCAAACCGTCGGACAAGATGGACGAAATGAAGTTCGACAAGTGCGGCGGCGTGGCCGTTCTCGCGATCCTCAAGGCCGTCGCCCAGTTGAAACTGCCACTCCATATCATCGGCGTCATTTCTTCCGCGGAGAATATGCCCAGTTCGACGAGTTACCGGCCGGGCGACATCGTGACCAGCTATCGCGGCACGGACAAGCGTGGCGTGACCATCGAAGTCCTCAACACGGACGCGGAAGGCCGCATCGTGCTCGGCGACGCGCTGGTCTACGCCCGTCAGAGTGGCGCAAAGACCATCATCGATTTCGCCACGCTCACCGGCGCCTGCGTCGTCGCCCTCGGCAGCATCGCCGCCGGGTTGATGGGGAACGACGAGGCGCTGCAAGGGAAGATTCGCGCGTCAGCCGGGCGCACGGGCGACCGCGTCTGGCCGTTGCCGCTCTGGCAGGAATACAAGGACAAGATCAAGAGCGACGTGGCCGACATCAAGAACACCGGCGGGCGTTATGGCGGGGCGATCACCGCCGCCGCATTTCTCGCGAGGTACGTCGGCGACGTCCCCTGGGCGCACCTCGATATCGCAGGGACAGCGTGGACCACCGAGGATTTGCCGTACCTGACGAAGGGCGCGACGGGATTCGGCGTGCGGTTAGTGGTTGACCTGCTCCGTCGTTGGAGTTGA